A region from the Cellvibrio sp. PSBB006 genome encodes:
- a CDS encoding SDR family oxidoreductase: MKGNKSVLITGASTGIGYYCAKALQSDGYRVIASCRKLTDVSRLQADGLTCIPLDLNDSGSIERAVAQTLELTGGELYALFNNGAYGQPGAVEDLSRDVLREQFETNVFGWLELTNKILPIMIRQGYGRIIQNSSILGFAAMPLRGAYNASKFALEGLTDTLRLELNGTGVHVSLIEPGPILSDFRKNALGALKANIDIEKSRFAEHYQSAIQRLAKPGAAAPFTLGPDAVYKRLKHALESDLPKPRYCVTFPTYLMSILRRLLSTRMMDKVLRRAGR; encoded by the coding sequence ATGAAAGGTAATAAAAGTGTTCTGATCACTGGCGCCTCCACGGGTATTGGCTACTACTGCGCAAAAGCCTTGCAATCCGATGGCTACCGGGTGATCGCCTCCTGTCGCAAACTGACCGATGTTTCACGACTACAGGCCGATGGATTAACCTGCATCCCGTTGGACTTAAATGATTCCGGAAGTATTGAGCGTGCAGTCGCACAAACACTGGAACTCACCGGCGGCGAGCTTTATGCGTTATTTAATAACGGCGCCTACGGTCAACCCGGTGCCGTGGAAGATTTAAGCCGGGATGTCTTGAGAGAGCAATTTGAAACCAATGTATTTGGCTGGCTGGAGCTGACAAATAAAATTTTGCCTATCATGATCCGCCAAGGCTATGGTCGTATCATTCAAAATAGCTCGATCCTCGGCTTTGCTGCCATGCCCTTGCGTGGAGCTTACAACGCCAGCAAATTTGCGCTGGAAGGGCTGACCGATACATTACGACTTGAACTCAATGGCACAGGTGTTCACGTCAGCCTGATTGAACCGGGTCCAATCCTGAGCGATTTCCGTAAAAATGCGCTCGGCGCTCTGAAAGCCAACATCGATATTGAAAAAAGTCGATTTGCCGAACACTATCAATCGGCGATTCAGCGGCTCGCCAAACCCGGTGCAGCGGCTCCCTTTACTCTCGGACCCGATGCTGTCTACAAACGTCTGAAACATGCCCTGGAAAGTGATTTGCCCAAACCGCGCTACTGCGTTACTTTTCCAACTTATCTGATGAGTATCCTGCGGCGCCTGTTAAGTACGCGGATGATGGACAAGGTGCTACGACGGGCTGGCCGTTAA
- a CDS encoding glycoside hydrolase family 18 protein encodes MKSFFLCCCSVLLAILLLGCQDDGASSSDVVQPQTESDTAVMSKQPPLHDFKVIAYYMGDGSDLERYNFNHLTHIIYSFLHLNGNQLSFDSDADKLALQRLVALKNQHPHLKVMLSLGGWGGCETCSAVFNNAENRQAFAQSTLAIIEEYGADGIDLDWEYPTIPGHPGHPYADYDKDNFTALTQALRDSFGDRYELSFAAGGFDNFLQNAVDWDAIMPLFDNVNLMSYDIVNGATPHTGHHTALYSTPEQKDSTDNAVQFLLSKGVPAEKIVIGAAFYARSWENVENVNLGLYQPGKHVEGAKFKDYATVYVPEEGYVYYWDNIAKAPIIYNEKKKIFATFDDKRSISAKVGYIKTHQLGGIMFWQLPHDSDNDGLVETIYREKSVP; translated from the coding sequence ATGAAATCCTTTTTCCTTTGTTGTTGCAGTGTGCTGTTGGCAATCCTGTTGCTGGGTTGTCAGGATGATGGCGCATCTTCTTCTGACGTTGTTCAACCACAAACAGAGAGTGACACCGCTGTCATGTCGAAACAACCACCTTTGCATGATTTTAAAGTGATTGCCTATTACATGGGGGATGGTTCTGACCTGGAGCGCTACAACTTCAATCATCTTACCCACATCATCTACAGTTTCCTGCACTTGAACGGCAATCAACTCAGCTTTGATTCAGATGCAGATAAGCTGGCGTTGCAACGCCTTGTTGCGTTAAAAAATCAGCATCCACATCTTAAAGTCATGTTATCACTCGGTGGTTGGGGTGGCTGTGAAACCTGTTCCGCCGTTTTTAACAATGCAGAAAATCGGCAGGCGTTTGCGCAATCCACTCTGGCAATTATTGAAGAATACGGTGCAGACGGTATCGATCTGGATTGGGAGTATCCAACAATTCCCGGTCATCCGGGTCACCCCTACGCGGATTATGATAAAGATAATTTCACGGCATTAACCCAGGCATTGCGCGATAGCTTTGGTGATCGTTATGAGTTAAGTTTTGCGGCCGGTGGTTTTGATAATTTCTTGCAGAATGCAGTGGATTGGGATGCAATCATGCCGCTGTTTGATAACGTCAATCTGATGAGTTACGACATCGTTAACGGCGCGACACCGCATACGGGGCATCACACTGCGCTTTACTCCACACCGGAACAAAAAGACTCTACGGATAACGCCGTGCAATTCTTATTGAGCAAAGGTGTGCCGGCGGAAAAGATCGTTATCGGTGCCGCGTTTTATGCGCGCTCCTGGGAGAATGTCGAGAATGTGAATCTGGGTTTATATCAGCCCGGCAAACATGTCGAAGGTGCAAAGTTTAAAGATTACGCAACAGTCTATGTGCCGGAGGAGGGCTATGTTTACTATTGGGATAATATCGCCAAGGCACCCATTATTTATAATGAGAAGAAAAAGATTTTCGCTACCTTCGATGACAAACGTTCTATCTCGGCTAAAGTGGGTTACATAAAGACCCATCAGCTCGGCGGTATTATGTTTTGGCAGTTGCCACACGACAGCGATAATGACGGTCTGGTGGAGACGATTTATCGCGAGAAATCGGTGCCGTAA
- a CDS encoding DUF2845 domain-containing protein produces MRICAYLALLVGGLYLQPALADSMRCSNSLVQTGDTKSDVLDQCGEPVFTDSYCEPITIVGQANTTIIVPCEEVDLWTYHPGSGQFVQHLYFKRGKLQAIKNGRRL; encoded by the coding sequence ATGAGAATCTGCGCTTATCTTGCGCTGTTAGTAGGCGGCTTGTATTTACAGCCAGCACTGGCAGACTCCATGCGCTGTAGCAATTCCCTGGTGCAAACCGGAGATACCAAATCAGATGTGCTTGACCAGTGCGGTGAACCGGTATTTACCGATAGTTATTGTGAACCTATCACCATCGTAGGCCAGGCAAACACCACCATCATCGTTCCCTGTGAAGAAGTGGATCTCTGGACTTACCACCCCGGCTCCGGTCAGTTCGTCCAACACCTGTATTTTAAACGGGGGAAACTCCAGGCCATCAAGAATGGGCGACGGCTTTAA